TAACATTTATCAAAACCTACAAGTCTGGAAGTGGAAGGCATTGCAGCAACATGATTGCATGAGAATTAGCAAAGGAATGGGGTCAACAGTTGTGTCTGCCTTTCAATCAACATGGATATCACACTCCACAATTTACTATTTAAATGGTAAAAAAAGCAAAATAGTAATAGAACTGCAATACATCAATATTCTACAAATCTCTACTGCTTAAAACGTTTCTACTGAATTCCTCCGTCCGCCCGCCCCTTCATCTGTCCGCCCGCATCTTTCGTCCACCCAAACCATCGTCTGTCTACCTTCCGCACGCACTCGCGCCACCATGCGTCCTCCCGTCCGCACACATCATCAGCGCCCTATCAACACGCAATCCAACGTGTCTCGATCCCTGCTCGctcgttccacatcaccacaaCTCTCTCCCAGATCCACGCCGCACTTCTTGCTCGCTCGACCCACGCCGCGCTTCTTGCTCGCTTGACCCACGCCGCCATAACGCCTCCTCCCCTTCCATCGCCCGCACCCTGCCCTGTGCCCCATCTACGTCGTCTCCATGGCCTCCCCTTCCAGCGCCCACCTCGCAGTTGGGGGTAGGCGCGGGCTCGTGACCGGCGTATGGTGCCTGGCGTAGTCGGGCGACATGGACGGGCGCTACATGCGGCGGTGCATGGAGCTGGCACGCAAGGCAGCCGACCACACCAGCCCCAACCCCATGGTCGGTTGCATCATCGTCCACAACAGTCGCGTTGTCAGAGAGGGCTTCCACCTGAAGGTCGGTGGTGAGGAGATGGTGGACAGGGATCGGATGACAGCTAGTGGGTCTTGTACCTCCCGACGGCGGATCGAATCCGACTTCTCTACGGTGAGTTGCCCTCCCATCGTGCCGCTGTACTTAGATCCACGGCCTCCTCATCCTGAGTAGTCATCTGATCCTCACGGTGTTAGGTTCAGCGCAGGGAGGAGAGAGCAATGGTGACCAAGATGAGCATGGGTACCTTGGAGGAGGCGGATCTAAGGGGAAAGAGGGTGTTCCTGCCAGCTGACCTTGTGCCGCTCGATGAAGCCCAGAAGAATACCGACTACACCCGCAATGTGGTTATGGAGGCTACAATGAGGTTGAAATTCAGAGATGGTTGTGTTCTCAAGTGCAAGCTGATTCTATGCTTCATGCAGTAGGTATATTCCTGACTTCACATTGGTTATTTATCAGGAAAACTTAGTCCATTTCCGGAATTCGAGGTAGCCTTGTGTGTTTTATCTCTACCTGTGATAAACAGTCAGGTCTTTTGCACATGTTTGATGAAACCATCAGTTTTCTTAAATACAGCAAGAGGTGGTCTCGGCACGACTGACTGTGTAGTTTTGTTCTATCTGTACAAACCAGTGAAAGTGTAACGTAAATGGCAGAGGCTTGGTTTTACTCTGCTACTTCAAGATTTTCAGTTTCAGGGTCTCGTTGCCATTATTTTGTTTTGCAGTCGACAAGAAAAATAGTTGGATATGGTGCAGTGATATCACACAATcatgattccttttcttttctctaagtTTTTTTCTCTGCTTTTTCTATTCAATTTTTCTATGGATATTGTGAGGGTTGGTAGGAACCTGTTCCACTGCTTACCGAGGCATTCAAGGGGTCAAGCAAATCAGAGTGATCTGCTGGGGATCCAGGTTCAAAAGAACACCAACTTTATTGTCTACCTGCTTACTCTtttttcatatggttttggcAAAATGTGGTTCATCCATTCTTGTGTTTGGTCGATGTGTTGCTGTTACATATCTACCTATCGATCGTTTACTGTGAAACTGTTCTCAAATCAATAAATCGATGTGGTTATATGTCGTGGACAAAACCAATTTCACATAGAAGTTTCATGATATTTGGGTTCAGGACAAGAGAATCGCTTGTATTTGCTTGTGCGTGTGAGCTCTGTTGGGGCTGTGATGCTGCAGGTTCTTGGGCGAATAAAATGTATGGTTTCAGttaacttttcttttcttttttcttgtaaGGATAAAAACATGTGACTAATATTTTTTGTGTACTATGAGGCTAATTTAATTGCTTGTGTTTTCAGTGTCTGCCGTCAAACCTGAAGGGACATCATATCTAAGTATTCTCTAGCTCAACAATCATCTGGTGGGAACTCACACCATCAGATGCGCACCTATAAGAGGTTAGTATTATGATGGGGCTGTTATTCAGAAGGCTGGTATGAGAAGCTGAAGAAATAATCTTTTGATGCAGAAAATGTAAAATTTATCATTTTGATTTGCCTTCTCTTGCAATTTTGTACATTATTTTGGTTTTCAATTGGGTTGTTATTGAACGTTTGGAATTTTCATGTGCACGAGATTGCCAATGTGAGAAGCgaagaacaaggaaacaagGGCATGAAAATAAAATGTCCAAGTGTGGCTCCAGAACGGCGCATCTAAATTCATACTTGATGCAGTCTTTGTTTTTTGTGCCTTGATCTGGTATGTGATAAGGTTTATTTGACCAATGATAAAGTACGCATGGTTGTTTAGTTATAACAGCCTAATGGGAGTTTGGTGATAAACTGAGACACGGCGACATTGATAAATTTGGTGTGGATTTAGTTCAGATTTGCACTTTTGTTTTGTAACCACTTAGCAATGGAAGTTAAGTTGAGTAGTTTCTATACTGTGTGTGCTTAAAAAGTATGAAGAAATATATAATTCATTGGCAACAGGGTGTTCTTATCCATTCATTCAATTAGTTGAAGGGAGTAATAATTATATTCATGTACATGAATTAGTGTAGGTTTTGAACCAActgtaaaaacattttctttAGTAGTGTGTTTTTGGTGTTAGACTCGTGGTGTTTTGTATTAGAAGTTTAAAAGTCAACGTTTTTGTTAATTTTAGAATTTGACGTATGTTCCTAGCTTAGTGAGAAGTGTGTTTGATGCGTAGAGTTACGTGCTGGATTACAATgagctaaaaaaattcagaatgCATCTTTTTTACTGAAGCATATGTTGTAAAAATATTTGGCTCCCGTAAAAAAGAATATACTTCTGTTAAGAGTGGTAGTGAGTAGTGCAGCGGCTCTAGTTAGGTACGGATGTGCTATGATTTTGAGGCTAAGGTGGTCCattttaattttgagaataCATTTCTTCTTTTTAGGTCTTTTATATAAGTTGGCATGCAACTCTTCATGTGATTACCTAACGGTTCAGATGATACTTTCCCTAAGAGCTGCATATTGGTATATTGCGATAGTAATAATTGATGATTGGAATACAGGATGCATTTAGCTCAGGTTTGAATTGTGTTGAATGAGAATGGTAACCATGCTGAATATTTGCACACATTTTATAGTGGCATAGACACCTGTATTGTTCATTGTTGGCTCATATACACTGATTGTGCCATGCATAAGTGATTCCCTTCATTGAGAAAAAAGATTTGATTATATAGGTTGTGTTGATGCTGCTAGGTTGTAATTCATATATGTGTATGTCAACTGGCAAGCTATTCCTGTTTCCTCATCTATCTACATGTCTCTTGTTTTAGTTCCAGATGATAGTGATCAGATAAGGCAGGTCAGCATTTGAGTGCAGCTTACAACAAAGATAAATGCCTGCCATATGAGGCACTAGCTCCAATACTAAAGGTTGTTCGAACTGAGTGCCATCTCTTATGAGATATCAATGATGACCATAATTTATTTAATTGAAGTGATTTGCATATACTAATACCGGAGCTGGTCAAAGCTAATGTCATCAAGTTGGTGAAGATGTTCATAGGGTAATGTGTTAATTCTTAATTTTCTTAGACATTACCGACTGCATCGATTTTCTTAGACATTCACCTCTTATATTTTGATAGCAAGACTATGCATGGTATCCAAGACTATTGTGCAAATGCATCGACTAGACTTGTGAATTTCAATTTGTTTGTAGCTTGTCTTGTTTAAGCAATTGAATACTCAGAGTTGTGATGAACAGAGTCCTGAATATGCAGCACTTAAGTTTTAATTTCACTTGTGATGAATATGTGTTGTGACTTGATATGTTACTGATCATTGTGGCTCCTTAATTTGTTGTATTCACACTGATGTTCCttaatttatcttttatatgatgctaatcaatatatgtttttTTCACTTATTTCTATCCAAGATTGATtcgtaatatttttttagttctaCATCTAAGATTCTAGCTAGCTGGATCAAAATTTGATTTCGTTAGTGATGTCATTTGGCTTGCTCGTCACCCGTTGCAATATTATTGATCTTATTTTATTAGCAATGTATTGATTCAAGGGGTTTATTCAATAGGTCCACCAGGTGTGCCCGGGCACACCCAAAGAAGCGATATTTAAACTTGTCGTATATGTAGTTTGGTCAATTCTTTTGATAAAATATTGTGGTGTGAATAGCATCAAAACCAACCATGCGATATTCTTGTGAAAAGTTTTTGGCTTGTGTTGCAAcattatcaaatttatttttgttagaCACGTGGATTCCACGTACGCTTACTATCATCTTAACTTTTGACTACGTGATCTTAGAATTTATGTAGCTTTCATCATTCTATTTTTTGTCGACATACAAGGGTGACTTACAACAATTAACCCATCTATATATACAGCCATTGGTCACGATTTCGTGGTTTTCTGCCATGATAATTGAATCTGTTTCACTCTTATTCTCAGAGAGGAATATGATGTGATTGAATTTCTACGGGGCAAGAACACTGGTCAGAGAATCACTCAGATGCATTGATGTAAGCAATATCTATGCATATGCTTGATGTCATCGTGTGCAAATGTTGTTTCTGTTGCAACGCACAGGTACTCAACTAGTCAGAGAAACTTTACTAAGGGACAGCCGCTATTAAGTTTAAAAGGGACAAAAATCTCTATATGAGTTATTTGCTCATTACTACTACGTAGATTGAGAGAGTGATGATACTAATATGCAGAACACAATCTATTCAGTGCAATACTTTCTATAAGTCTAAAAAGCAGGAGGGGGACTTCATAGCATCACCATTTCACAACTTGAGTATGGACGCACCCAATTTCTGTACTGcaattttagcttttttttatttcctcaTGTCCCCAAAAAAGGTGCAATTACAGCATAAAAAATATGTGGAACTAAACCAAGTAAGCAAAATATATTTGTAGAAACTATGCTGGTAAATTTCTTGGAATGTACAACAGTATCAGACGGCTAGTAAAATAGGCCAAGAGTCCAACACTTACATGAGGATCATGTCCTTTTGCAGCTATGAATAATCCACCAACACGAATCAATGGGAGGCAGTACTCCGCTGCAAAAGAGaaattttagataattttgacgAAATAATAAATAATTTCTATAACAGGTCTCGTAACAGAAATCAAAATATCACATACCTAAAACTTCCAATTCTGCAACAGCTCTTGCAGCTGCTATATCATATGCTTCTCTGAAATCAAGACTTTGGCCAACATTCTGTCCTATAAGCCATGTAAGTAAAATGGTCATACATAACAATGCTACCATGCCTGGTTTCACAGTAGACGTAAAAAATGTGTACATTTTCCAATCAATTTCTAACCAAGAAGCACATATGAACGTGTCCACACAACACAACCCCCATGTAGTCATACCTTGGTAAATCAGCATAAAGAATTTAAAATCTTatcatattttttagataatggaagtaCAACTCCAGCCCTCTACATCAGTAAGACGTCAATAAGTCAAGAATGTGCTAAATAACAAAGCAATTGCTTCCTTACAACAATCAAATGTGAAAATCTACAGTCCTATAATGATTAATGAATCATATTTCACACCATACGCGAAGCTTAAAACCATTTTACCTCAGCTCAGTCACACACTACATCACATTTGACAACCCCATGACCTCAACGGCATGCTCCAAGAACGTGCATCGTTTCCGCATAGACTCCAGTAGTGTAAATCTCCAGCCTGAAACGAAACAAAACAAATCCACATTACAACAGCCAAAGTAACCAAATGCAGATTTTTTACTTTCTCAACCACATCACATCGTCAATTAACTGGGAAAAGAGAGGTGGTTACTTGGCCGCGCAACGGCAAGGATGAGGCCCGGGAGCCCGGCGCCCGAGCCGACGTCGATAAGGTTGACTCCGTCGATGCCGCCACCGCCGGGGGCGGAACGGGCGCGGTACGCGCGCTCCAGCGGGGGCAGCATGGCGAACGAGTCCGCCACGTGGCGCGTCATGACCTCGGCCTCGTCGGTGTGAGGTTCATCCTCTGAACAGATGAGACAGAGTGAGACACGCAGAGCAGCGCGTTGCCGCGTGCCGAGCAGTTGAGGAGCTCGGGGTTTCAGGGTGGACCTGGTTCCAATCGAGGAGGGCGTCCACGTACTGGGCGACCTggcgctgctgcggcggcgagaGGGAAGCGGTGgcgagggaggcggcggtggcagaGGCGACGGTCGTGGTGGTGCGAATGTTGAGGATGGGTTGGCGTCGGCCGAGGTGGAGGCGAGGGAGGAGGAAACCGCGGCTGGCGGCGCCGCAGCAGAAGAGCGTCATCTCTACTGGCGGCGGCCAGGGGGATGGGGCAGACGTAGTGTACAGTGTTACGTGTTCTATTTGAGGAAACGTATTTTGTGGGGCGCATTGGAAGACGCTTTCGATTATCTCGTGACTCGTCGTTTCCCGCAGATCGGACGAGCACATGGGGCCAAGAGCAGCTGACACGGGGGCCCGCACTGGAAGCGAACGGTCAACCTCGTCAACCGAGCCGGCCTCTCTGGTCGCAAGCTGGCCGCCAACCACCGAACCCAACCGCTGCAGACTATTCCCACGATCCGATCGCTGCCAACTGGGCCACACCCTTCGTCTTCCCCCCTCAGATCCACCGCCCCCCGGAAAACCAAACACGGAAACAGCCACCTGCGGCGGCCACGACAAGCGGCGCGGCTCCCGTCGAGGTCGCACCCACCCACCCATGCCGGGTCTCGTCGCCTACTCGGTCGCCGGGCTGGGCCTCCTCGCCCTCGCCGCGCTCGAGTCCCTGCCCCTCCGCGtcccgccgctcccgctcctCCCTCGCCGCCACTCCACGCCGCTGCACCTCCGTCACCTCCTCGCCGCGGTCCTCTCCGCGCTCTGCCTCCTCTCCGCGCTGCTCTCCGcgcaccacctctccctccccaCGCTCGCCGCCTCCGCGCTCTTCCTCCTCTACTCCCTTGCGCCCTTCGCGCCGCTCGCCGCGCCGctgcccctccccctcctcgacctcctcctcgccgcggcGTTCGCGCAGGAGTTGCTCCTCTTCGCGCACCGCCGCCCCTCCACCGCCGCAGGCATCGAGAACCGGTACTTCGACCTGCTCCTCGTCCCCATCACGCTCTGCCTCGGCGCCACCCTGCTCGCTGCGCACCGGCCGGGAGAGACCACGCCCCGCCTCGCCCGCGCGGCGGGGCTGGCGCTGCAGGGCACGTGGATGGTGCAGATGGGGTTTTCCTTCTTCACAAGCGCCGTAGCGCACGGCTGCGCGCTCCACGCGGCCAGCCGCGCCGACTACACCATCAAGTGCCGCACCCACGAGGACTACCACCGCGCGCGATCCGTCGCCACACTGCAGTTCAACGGCCACCTCGCGCTGCTTGTGATCGCCGGCGCGGCCGCGTACGCGGCCGTCCTCTCCAGGACGAGCCGGCCGCCGATCGGGTACAGGTTGCTGGGCAAAGAGGTGCAGATGGAGGGGATGCCGATGATGTCGCGGTTCACACTGGAttcggatgaggaaaaagaagaggaaaggatCACCACCGCAGCAGCACCGGTGACCAACGGGGTGGAGTCCCATGACGAGATCCCGCTGCACGCTACTGGTTCCTAAGTGACGGAATCGGAATTGGAGCGCATCTGCTGTATATTATCCCAGTGGTGGAGGACATTGACAGATCTGCAAAACGTTGCGGTATCATGTTTGTGTGTTTCTGTACTGCATTTCAATACGGTGTTCACTTTAACATCTGTACAATATTGTAATCTATTGGGTTCTGATATATCTTTGAGAAATAAAGTTAACCCATGTTCCACTATGAGAACAAAGTGCTTTCTCCACTTATATCACCTAACTAGTTGGTAATGGCTTCAGTTTCTTTTtagtaattttaaattttgttatGTCTAGCGGTATAACTATATCTGTTCAGAGTTACATCAATCTTTCTGCTGCCAGTGAAATGATCAATGTATTCTTTTTAaattagtcgataatgttctGCACTGAGAATTTGGATACAAACTGACTGGTATAATGATTTAGTCAGCAAGGCAACTGCCCAAATGCTCTCATCTCCTGTTTCAGCTTCTTTCTCCATGGCTTTGCTCATGATGACACCCGCTCATCTCACCAGGAATGCCCAAATTCCATCTCATGTCTTTGTTCATGTTGACACCCGCTCTGTCTCAGCAAAAATGTTATCTATTCTTCACATGAAATGGAGATCCTTAGGCTCATGGACTTCGTCACAAGCATCTGGAATCTGATATTGCGAAGTGCTGCAACTGCAAGGCCTCAAGATAAAGGCAGCTGCCACTGGCCACGCTAATTGTGCAGGAGCATTCGCTGAACTCTGATGAGCACCATGCTGACAGGCATCAGCTGCCTGTGAATACTGGTGGTCCGGTATGGGTGATGGGTTCATGACCATGCACCAGTTGGTACTCCTATCCTGACACATCCAGGGCACACAGTGTGGCGTGGTGACATTGCTGACCTTAAAGAGCATTGCCTTAACGAGAATGCTGACGAGCAGGAACATATCCTGTGGGTGGAGGGGACATTGGGAACAtatcccctctctctttttctttctcttgtttGTACATATATTTTTCGTTTCCTTGGTTGTTTAATAAAAGCTGGCAATGAGGGCTTCCCTCACTGTTTTTCCGTTTAAAAAAACATTGGGCAAGTAAACATTTGTGTACAGGAGGTTGCTActcagggattaaaatttcacgaatttcggGAATTTTAGAGgggaacaaaatatctaatttctaaattttttcattGATTTGTGGGATCCACAGAGTAGAGAAcgaaaaataaccaaaatttcACTAATTCTGGTATTTTCGCtggtgaagaaaaaaattataaaacgaaattgaaatacCTGTTGCCACTTTTTTCCAGTGATTTGGTGGTAGTTTATGGCTATGTATGTGGTTTCCGAAGCATTTAAGGTGATGTGACTGCATTGCGCATTCTTATGTGAATGCTGGCCTTTTTGGTTGTGCCTTTCAAGAATCAAGATCCATTGGGTTCTCATATTCGGAGTTGTTCATCATGTCAAATTGTCAATAATCTGGCTTCGGAAGCTGGAGGATAGGCTGCATAGGTATTTACGGTTTCATTTACTGCCATTGTTTCTTAGGCAAAGTTGTTCTTTCTTATTGGGTGATTTCAGCTTTTGAATGAGGAAGGAAGGATTAATATTCAGGTACAAATGCAGGCTGAGGTCTGCCTGCAGAACTGCCTGGAGCGC
The sequence above is drawn from the Phragmites australis chromosome 10, lpPhrAust1.1, whole genome shotgun sequence genome and encodes:
- the LOC133930198 gene encoding uncharacterized protein LOC133930198, with translation MRPTKYVSSNRTRNTVHYVCPIPLAAASRDDALLLRRRQPRFPPPSPPPRPTPTHPQHSHHHDRRLCHRRLPRHRFPLAAAAAPGRPVRGRPPRLEPEDEPHTDEAEVMTRHVADSFAMLPPLERAYRARSAPGGGGIDGVNLIDVGSGAGLPGLILAVARPSWRFTLLESMRKRCTFLEHAVEVMGLSNNVGQSLDFREAYDIAAARAVAELEVLAEYCLPLIRVGGLFIAAKGHDPHKQHLHTMTSSICIDIAYINASE
- the LOC133930547 gene encoding uncharacterized protein LOC133930547; this translates as MPGLVAYSVAGLGLLALAALESLPLRVPPLPLLPRRHSTPLHLRHLLAAVLSALCLLSALLSAHHLSLPTLAASALFLLYSLAPFAPLAAPLPLPLLDLLLAAAFAQELLLFAHRRPSTAAGIENRYFDLLLVPITLCLGATLLAAHRPGETTPRLARAAGLALQGTWMVQMGFSFFTSAVAHGCALHAASRADYTIKCRTHEDYHRARSVATLQFNGHLALLVIAGAAAYAAVLSRTSRPPIGYRLLGKEVQMEGMPMMSRFTLDSDEEKEEERITTAAAPVTNGVESHDEIPLHATGS